The Helianthus annuus cultivar XRQ/B chromosome 15, HanXRQr2.0-SUNRISE, whole genome shotgun sequence genomic sequence gtgtgtttgttttaCTATTTATTGTTAAAGGCAATGTTAGGGTGTATGTTTGTTCAACAATTTATTAATTTTATACATTTGCAGCCACAAGAGGAATGAACAAATGGTGTTGTTGGTTTTAAATTACTCACAAATGCAGCCATAGGATTAAAGATGTATATATCATTCAAATGTATATTTTTAACATAATGCATATTTCATAGCATCTGCATATTACATGACATCTGTGTGTTAATTTTTATAGTTTGTGAAGAGTGAAGTTGAATTTATAAGTGACATCTCATTTTGCATCGAGGACACGGGAAATCATGAACGCCTAACTTCGTTGTTGTGGTTTTTCTCAACTAAAAGTGAAGATTTGAGGTATGCATTTCCATAAAAAGAATTAAGACTCTATTGAAAAAAGGCATAAACTATTAGTTATACCAATATTATAAATAACTGAGTTACTTTTAAGCGCACTATAGTAGCTAAAACAATGTCGCTCCACTTTGGTTCGACCATGAAATGATGGGTCCGACCCAACTTACTCGAAAATTCCAAGATTTGGTTGTGAGAAATATGACTACCGAAAAAAGGTGAATCAATTGGAAAAAAAATCCTTAATCCGAAtcgtgtatgtgtgtatgtatctATATTCGTGTgtctatgtatgtatgtgtattcGTCACAAGAAATatgtaattttattatttttaagttTGTCGGAAATTCGTCACAAACGAAAAATGAATATTTTTAATTCGTCGAAAATGTGTCGccaaattaaaagaaaatataaaaatcaaaaGTTAATTTTTGTCACAAATGTGGCGCTAactaaaataattataaaaagtAATATTTATGACTCAactggaacacttttaaaacttggttacaattctacaaagttacccctttATATTATGGCATTATGCataataatactaatattaataataactAAGAAAAGTCGTAGGAAATGTCTAACAATTTTCGACGCCCCTATTCTGTCAGAAATGGGTAGAAAAATGCGTAGGAAATGCATAAGAAAGACGTTTCCTACAAGGGGTTTTTCTACGTATGTATTTTGTTGCAAATTTATTGGAAATCCCTTTTGTGACACATTTTCTACGGAAATAACCCAGAAAATTCGAATTTTCTAGCAGTGGATAAATGGGGATGGTTAGGGTCATTACTACTACAAAAACAGGCATTTGCTACAGCCAAATCCATTGCAAATCCGTAGCAAACACACATATTGCTACGGATTTGCTATGAATTTGGTCCGTAGCTACAAGTCTCGTCGCGAAATTATTTGCTACAGATTTTAGCTATGGAATTATATTTGCGACAGTTTTAGCTACAAAAATGGTCATTGCAATCTTAGCTACACATTTTGCTACGAAAATGTTCACTATGGATTTTGCTACATATTATTAGCTACAAAAGTTTGCTACAAAGGTGTAGCTATGAATTTTAGCTACTGAAAGCTTTAGTTTTTTCTTCGATTTTTGCTACCAACTATGCTATGAAATTTAGCTACAAAATATGATACTTTTTTTGTTAGATTTTTGCTACAAACCTAGTTACAGTCAATGGAAGATACATATATTGtgttggaaatttgatgaaaatagcatttttcatgtgggggattgttggaaaaattGGTGAAAATAGcaattttcacaaatataggaaaatgacattttcctattttggactaaaaataaatataagaaacggaggtttctttatatatttatttgtggtttgtgttctatgttggaagagcttcgcaacgaactaaaccaagtccaaaacggagctaagatgaacgAGATATCGaagctcaaagttgggtgtttgaaacattgaatgctgaaacaaaagggaaagttgcaccttgtcccacataggaggagagaggaacttaaatgggtatttaagtgggaactctccatccttattgtttcatggaagcacacactaagtgtattcgcgaagggtgcggagcaccctaactcgcactcgcacgcGCGCGCGTGGCATGGGCGAtcaggcgcaatgtggcgctttgatgtcgcactttgtatttttgaccacgtgcgcgtggtggagcacaagggttgcaaggaccaggTGGTTAGTGACGTGGCATGCAGGCGCATGCCCCTGGTGGGTCAGCGCGCagtggcgcatgacgtggcagtctaACACGTCCGCGCGCGAGTACACGCGGCATGAAGGCGTGCGGTTGCGCGCATGGTGCATTGGCCCTGATgtgacgtgcgcggcgcaccagagtgagccaatacggcgcgactgtgtggcgtgctcgtataggctcacaggtgatGTGGCGCACGTGCGCAGGCGCGCATGGACCTGAGCCTAAATGGCGCATGCGCGCATGGCAGTAAGCCAAAATGGCACACGTGCGCATGACCGTGCATACCTGCGCGCGCAAGGGAGCACGCGCACCAGTGTGTCTTGCGCGCGCGTGCAGTAGCTTCCAGCATTTAATGACAATGCAGTTTCAGTTCAGCATTCGAAACTGACTAGTTAACagttttgactgagaattaaatgacgtattaaattgcattgaagacgtttaatgcaatttaaatcTCTGCTTTAATTCTTTTTGACGGTTTCAAATctggagctgtataaatacaacTCTTGGTCACTGCAGAAGAAACTACCAGCAACACAACAGTACTTGCAACTTTTCCAATACATTTCTGATCTTCTACTTGCATTCTTCAAGGTAGCCTTTGGGTTGTAGGCCAGCTCCGATAGTACTACTGCTCCGGCTATTGTACCCTGGgaaataaaacgagtattcctgggagactcggaatttgttttaagggaagcgtgtgtaCACGTGACTCAGCCACTTTGAttttctgtttcttctccttttctTGAATTTGTTTATTTCAATTGTATTTGTACTACTTATTTCCTGCTTTCTTTATTTCTGTGTTGTAATCGTATtataaaaatttgtttattttatttaaattacgtgaacggttcctacaatcttaaaacaaattctAAAACACCGTTCGTGTAATCAAAACCAGTTTTGTTTCactcagtttgtgttttaaaaaagattttttttgttttcatctTTTAAGGAGCGACTTTGGTTGAAAACTTCTTTGGTTACCTTCAGAATTTGTCCTAAAAATTGCTAAAAACTTTCTAccttggtcttcaaagttggacttagaagccaaaCAGTAAGttctaaaattataaattttctgtttttggtcttcaaagttggacttagaagccgaAACAGTAAATTTGTTCTAAAACTAAGtgacattaaaaataaaattaactggTTACTTCTGTTTTTAGTTGggtaaaacaattttttttaactaaatttGGTAATTTTATTTTTCAGAATGTTGAACGAAAACGTCAACGTTAACAACAATACGAATGTTGTGACGGGAAACCCCTTGAACGCcaccactgtgggagcgtccacagtggctaatcacgctgaacgacccgagaagttctcgggtctacaCTTCAAGAGATGAcagcagaagatgttcttctacctgACCACCATGAATCTTGCCAGGTTCTTGACGgaaaccgctccccaacctgtGGAAGGGGAGACTGACGCACAAAGACAGTGCGCGGTAGATGCGTGGAAGCATTCGGATTTCATATGTCGTGGCTATGTGTTAAACGGCCTGTCGGATGCGTTGTATGATGTGTACTACAATGTCAAGACTTCCAAAGACCTTTGGGATGCCTTGGACaagaagtacaaaacggaggatgctggcacaaagaaatttgtggtagccCGTTTTTTGGAATTCAAAATGGTTGATTCTAAAACAGTTATGAATCAAGTCCAAGAATTGCAAATTATACTACATGACATCCTCGCGGAAGGCATGAAACTTAGCAAGACATTCCAAGTGGCAGCGATGATTGAAAAGTTACCTCCTGGTTGGgtggattttaagaattatcttaaacacaaacgaAAGGAGATGACTATAGAGGACCTTATTGTTCGTCTTCGGATTGAAGACGACAATAGAATTGCCCAAAAAGGCAGCCTTGCGCAGACTAGTGCTAGCGCAAATTTGGTTGAGCATGGGCAATCCTCTAAAGGCAATAAGTGTaaggggaaaaaggacaaagagaaagcaaaggctagcaaacttggaccgaagaaaggggttgtgaaaaagaaacctcaaacgttcaaagggacttgttacaactgtgacgagccggggcatcgggctaaccaatgcaagaaaccaaagcaTGAGCGCGCGCACATGGTGGATGAAGAcggaatgcctttggtggcaatgatttccgACAAAACTGTAATGTTGGATGAGGTCAATGctgtgaccaacactccaaaaggatggtgggttgatacgggAGCGACCCGTCATGTGTGCCCAGACAGGAGCCTCTTTACCACCTTCAAAGAGCTTGCGGGAGATGAGAAGCTGTACATGGGAAATGCAGCCACCGCGGACATCAAGGGTGAAGGAACGGTAAGTTTGAACTGGACTTCGGGGAAGGAGCTCACTTTAAGCAACGTGCTATATGTTTCAGACTTGCGCAAGAGCCTAGTCTCGGGTTGGTTGCTTAAATaagtttggatttcgtttagTATTTGAGAGCGATCAATTTGTACTTACTAAACGAGGAATGTATGCTGGTAACGGCTATGCCCAATATGGTATGTTCAAATTGAATGTAATGACTATAAAAaagaacatgaataaaattgctactacttctacttatatgcttgagttttctgattcgaataaatggcatggtagattaggtcacgtaaattttaattcaatacgccgtttaatcaatttaaattgtataccaaTATTCCAAATTGATTCACATTATAAATGCAAAACATGTGTagaatccaaacttacaagatcatcatcgaaatcggttgaacgaataacagaaccccttgatttaactcacactgatatttgtgatttaaaagaGGTACCCATAAGaggtggaaataagtacttcattacgtttattgatgatagtactaaatattgttatgtatatttactaaaaagtaaagatgaagcaataagtaaatttatcttgtataaaaatgaagttgagaatcaacttcaaaagaagataaaagctttttGAAGCGACCGaggaggcgaatatgttgcaccttttgccgatttatgcccaaaaagtggcattgtacatgagtgtacacctccttattctccacaatcaaatggcgtggcggaacgaaagaaccgtacattgaaagaaatgatgaacgccatgttgataagctCTAGGGTGAGCCAAGAAATGTGGggggggaagccattctctcggctaattatcttttgaataagataccactcaaaaagagggacgaaactccatatgagttatggaaaagAAAGAAGCCTTCATACatatacttgaaagtgtgggggtgcctagcaaaggtgattgtaccacctcctaaggctcttaggataggacccaaaactgttgattgcatatttattggggtgcctagcaaaggtgattgtaccacctcctaaaactgtggaggcattatctgtatggtatcaagtttgtgatctattcggatcataagagtcttcaacatctatttaatcagaaggaattaaacatgaggcagcgccgttggatggagactttaaatgattatgattgtgaaatcagatatcatcccggcaaggcgaatgtagtcgctgatgccttaagtcgaaaggaaagggtgaaacccatccgaatcaatgccaagagcattgaagtgaagaataatttgactgaaaggttgttagctgcacagagggaagctgtgttggaagctaactatcctaaagaaaagctaggagtaactgaggagcagttaactcttagcaaggacggaattttacgattaaatggacgaatatgggttccaatttacggaggactacgagatattatcctccaggaagcccatagttccaaatattctgttcatcctggagctgatcagatgtaccaggatctaaaggcaaattattggtggataggcttgaaaaagtctgtagccccctatgtagccaaatgcttgacttgtgcgcaagtcaaagctgagcatcaaaagccgtctggcttgctacaacagcctgaacttcccgaatggaagtgggaatgtgtaactatggattttattaccaagttacccaagacgaggaaaggaaatgatacaatatgggttatagttgatagactgactaagtcagcacatttcttacccatcaaggagacttatagctccgacatgttagcccagttatacgttgataagattgtagccttacatggcatacctgtgtctattatctctgaccgagatactagatacacatctcatttttggaaaagcttccagcaatctttgggcacacgtttgaattttagtacggcttaccatcctcagacagacggtcagagtgagcgtactattcagacgttggaagacatgctacgtgcatgtgcgatcgatttgggtggtagttgggataagaacctaccattaatcgaattctcctacaacaatagctaccataccagcattaaggctgcgcccttcgaggcactatacggtagaaagtgtagatcgcccgtcTGTTGGgtggaagttggagatgtccaattatcaggaccagagatagtcttcgagacgacggacaagattgtccagattcgagaccgtctcaaagctgcccgagataggcagaaaaattacgcagatccaaagcgtaaagattttcacttcgaggttgtcacaccccgatttccacgtgtctcaccggtgggcccggtgggggattaccgtgacgtagttggcaacaatatagtcaaaccacacaatataaatgaatgcacagcggaagcataaagataatatatttcaacgttaagtgtaatatcaaagtatcaccattgttgaaataaaaatccacaggggattaataaatataacaaaagtattgttcaacagacttcaggcatcttaagcttgcgagacttctaatgatgctaaggagaaatcccagccaattacgcatagtacctgcatttagtctttttatgaaaatacgtcagtttacactggtaaatacattcaactgacacttttataaaatgtttaataaaattggtttaaatgctcaaggcacaaactctttataacttgggataatttataatcaaatcttgtaaagaattacatgttactatgcgttcggtcgcccgggtcgtgtcgggttaaagtttaatagacacaccacatagcataaaaccttggcaggtaaaccaacggctacacttttatagtcatggacataatgccgggtgtacgcctacacccggatgtcgaggtcgtggccattcataaatgctgccgaggatatccagcacatggtcattaagcccccaaaggcgtaaagccaacaaaacaaatttttaaacgggtcacattgataatacccaactactaatgagttggggtcaattgcccgaccaagcggtattttaaataccgtaacccaagcccgtataacggaaaataagttaaaagtatttacctttgcaagtataattccttaattgaaataaattgcagatagcttttactggtctcctattctggaacgaaggttataaaATAACCTagtagaatcctaacgggtccttaATCTAGcagtagcttagaccggtcagtttcaaaggatagatacggtttaatcgcgtgaaaggcgaaaaccgggaatgaaatgtgattttgacccaacaagtttcaagacttgttttataggggtataataatcacactctgtaatttggggtcaaaacaatatggtttgacccgtttcggctattttatgtaaactagttacataagccaaaccgtgcgcgcaaaaggcgcaacgggtaaccgtaagagtcctacactgttttcctaagtcattatgctttaaagaggttgtggtatcagtaggataccttccataatgcccgtaacgagtttaagttcttattatgccccgtaggggtatttcggtctttttaaagattataaaagaggtttatgagttctataggaaatctgagtttccccgaacagtttataagttctaaaatactttatttattatttaaaataagtagcaactggaatcgggtcaaaagaccttgtagaactcaagttatggccgaaaagggtatattcggtgtttaccgaaccgttgccataaccgcaggttatgagcaggttaaaaataattaaaaatctttaaaaatcccaaaatattattttacatcagtgtgtaaaaggtttggtgtcgaaatctgggttttgataggcgttatgctaattgcgctatttaattactaaagtttcgcaatttgcgctatttagcataactcctattctggacctcggattgacatgaaattttagggacatgcttagaaatcagtaaccaaggttatgatcctttcacatgtccgaaattcttgttttaaattaaaaagggcgttacggtcaacttttaagcatttaacggaaatgtgtaaaagactcggacaaacaacgaaccggtcacagagggttataccatcatgtaacctggtcctaagagagtcctaaggcatatctaaatcaaactttaacgggtcagagctgaagtcaatgcaaaagtcaaacttttgcgactttcggctccgaaccgggtgaaaacagaaaatggtcggatcaaacaagcttagactagtttatatacttattatcatgttttatgagtgttcaaataggttacatatcatctacattacagattatgcaagaaatcgcaaaatgacatttctgttgaccttttctaagcacgtttgactcgacattcgaactagttagagtgggaatcagggggtgcccttttaggggtttaatgcccacatgattacaacatataactatctttgattcgacaaaccactggaccatttgtgatttatcgcaaagtcaatcgttaattacgacggattgacttttaagctaaactaagcaataactaagccacaaaagggtagacacacttacagaagcttggtgcacgccttagaatgttagaagagtgcttgagagctccagagatggtttagaatgcaggtttgaggtgtgtttcacttatgcacaatgccttgccttttatagtgaaaaatgaggcctaggatcattacacatcaacctacaaggcatcatggatgttcagtaggtggccctgggtgctagggggcatgtagagggcgcccatgcttcatttattgctcaattgatcgttcacaacttcaaacagcaagtctgtccaagaattctgcatctgggacttgtacgcgACCCGCGTTAGGATTCAGCAACTcacacgcgggccgcatggatcctaatgtcagaaaacgtatcttcctctggcgcgcggcccgcattggcTCATGCATATCttcaacgcggcccgcctgagggttaattatcaagattttcaaatcttttgtaatgattagcctgacctttcagtttcgaaggggtaactttgcgatttggccctcgattatttaactaagggcctcgtgccttttacccgcactgttaagtccccggttagtttaattactatccgaaaagccttaacttttattgttgacgcttttaacccctctcatacgaatttgatcataactttctcgttttagaacggaacttcgtgaaatttatatattattttctagtgagcgtattttactgttacaaagcctcgggttcgtcaaagggtcactcagaggtataaattaaacatgttgacacgattAACCCGTgcagctcgtaatctctcactttcttccgcgtttcgctccgtacgatccatgatttattcgtttgaaggtacgagcatcttttagggttactatacagtatatttacccttcgttgacatttataaccctcgaatttacatacgttcaaggtttgtcaactttagtcctttatttaatatttaatgccacgtgtaaactcatgacacgtgttaacacattattggacaaaatttcgaggtgttacatcctcaaccccttaaaataaatctcgacccgagatttactcaaacaaataagggtatttttccttcatcgtggcctcaacctcccacgtgaattcgggacctctacgagcatcccacttgacctttactattggtacatgcttccttcgaagcttctttacctgtcgatcttcaatcgacaaaggtttctccacaaattttaagctctcatctatatgcacatctgtatgtggtatcaccaatgattcatcagcgaagcatttctttagattgcagatgtggaacacattgtgaatttcGTTGAGCTCCttcggtaagtttaacttgtaggcaactgacccgacacgttcgataacctcgaaaggtcctatgtatctcaaGCTTAGTTTTCCTTTTTAcagaaacgcatcacccccttccagggcgatactttaagtaacactttttcacctacttcgaagtgaaaatctttacgctttggatccgcgtaactcttctgcctatctcgggcagctttgagacagtctcgaatctggacaatcttgtccgtcgtctcgaagactatctctggtcctgataattggacatctccaacttccgcccaacaaataggcgatctacactttct encodes the following:
- the LOC110913664 gene encoding uncharacterized protein LOC110913664; its protein translation is MNLARFLTETAPQPVEGETDAQRQCAVDAWKHSDFICRGYVLNGLSDALYDVYYNVKTSKDLWDALDKKYKTEDAGTKKFVVARFLEFKMVDSKTVMNQVQELQIILHDILAEGMKLSKTFQVAAMIEKLPPGWVDFKNYLKHKRKEMTIEDLIVRLRIEDDNRIAQKGSLAQTSASANLVEHGQSSKGNKCKGKKDKEKKPKHERAHMVDEDGMPLVAMISDKTVMLDEVNAVTNTPKGWWVDTGATRHVCPDRSLFTTFKELAGDEKLYMGNAATADIKGEGTVSLNWTSGKELTLSNVLYVSDLRKSLVSGWLLK